In one window of Pseudobdellovibrionaceae bacterium DNA:
- the coaBC gene encoding bifunctional phosphopantothenoylcysteine decarboxylase/phosphopantothenate--cysteine ligase CoaBC codes for MYPSKIIVALTGSIACYKACELISLLIKKGFDVQTVASTSALEFVGEATLEGLTRKPVLTSPLSRSSMMQHIDLPKWADALVIAPATANTINSMAAGLASDLLGNILLAWEPQKPLLVVPAMNQKMWAHPSVQKSIDQLKSWHHVIVPPTSGNLACGETGLGRLAEPEVIFSQIVKQLNPQGKKVLITAGGTQEPLDDVRCISNNSSGRTGLFLAERLFEAGFNVTLLKSGVLETKYPDISTLPFRTFDDLDQQLRKVLSETSFDFVLHAAAVSDFRVKEPLPGKIKSTDELNLSLVPNEKLLSKIKTYSLNPDLKVIGFKLTSGATEDEIASAVKRQMLGENSDWVLHNDLKLLSDTSHHFSLFDPTGVVATGPSKSEMANQFIHLLRDEGVTP; via the coding sequence CATCTACTTCTGCTCTCGAGTTTGTGGGTGAAGCGACCCTGGAAGGACTGACAAGAAAACCCGTCTTGACGAGTCCATTATCTCGCAGCTCTATGATGCAACACATAGACTTACCGAAGTGGGCAGATGCTTTGGTCATCGCACCGGCCACCGCCAATACCATAAACAGTATGGCTGCCGGCTTGGCCTCTGACCTGCTCGGAAATATTTTGCTCGCTTGGGAGCCCCAAAAGCCCCTACTCGTCGTCCCGGCAATGAATCAAAAAATGTGGGCTCATCCATCAGTACAAAAAAGCATTGATCAACTAAAAAGCTGGCACCATGTCATTGTGCCGCCCACTTCCGGCAATCTTGCCTGTGGCGAAACCGGGCTCGGCCGCCTGGCAGAGCCTGAAGTTATTTTTAGCCAAATTGTGAAACAACTCAATCCTCAGGGAAAAAAGGTTTTGATTACAGCCGGCGGCACTCAAGAGCCTTTAGATGATGTGAGATGTATATCAAACAATAGTTCAGGCCGCACTGGACTGTTTTTGGCCGAGAGGTTATTTGAGGCCGGATTCAATGTCACTTTGTTAAAATCAGGCGTGTTGGAAACCAAATATCCAGACATTTCTACTCTCCCATTTAGAACATTTGATGATTTGGATCAACAACTTCGAAAAGTCTTAAGTGAAACCTCTTTTGACTTTGTCCTGCATGCCGCGGCTGTCAGTGATTTTAGAGTGAAAGAACCCTTGCCTGGAAAGATCAAATCCACAGATGAGTTGAATTTGTCACTCGTTCCCAATGAAAAACTGCTTTCAAAAATAAAGACCTATTCGCTAAATCCCGATCTTAAGGTGATCGGATTCAAACTCACATCGGGCGCCACTGAAGATGAAATTGCGTCGGCGGTGAAACGACAAATGTTAGGAGAAAATTCGGATTGGGTCTTACACAATGATTTAAAGCTCTTAAGTGATACTTCACATCATTTTAGCCTTTTTGATCCGACGGGAGTCGTCGCTACTGGTCCCTCCAAGTCAGAAATGGCCAATCAATTTATCCATCTCTTACGAGATGAGGGAGTGACTCCATGA